A region of the bacterium genome:
GGCCAGGAAGCGCCCCAGCGCCCCCAGCGGGCAGAGCCCCGTGCACCAGCCTCTCCCCCGGAAGACGACCGTGAGCGCGAGCGCCGCGCTGCCGAGCAGCGACAGCAGCCGGACGGTCGCGGGGAGGTTCTCCTCGAAGCGCAACCAGAGATTGGCGACGTGCACGGCGCCGAACGAAACGACGAGCGCGGCCGTCCCCCCGTGGACGACGACCGCCGGGAGCGACGGACGCCGGGGGAGCGCCCGCGCGGCGACGTCGCCGACTAAGCTCACGGGGCACAGTGCGCACCAGAGACGCCCGAACGCGAAGAACGACAACGGCACGAGGGGCCACCACAAACCCCAGAGCAGGTACATCCCCGGGTTGATCTCGGGATTCGCGCCGCCGAGCATCAGCCCGCCGCCGAGAAATGCCGCCGCCCCGGCGACCGCGACCTGAGGGAAACGGGGCCAGCCCCGCAGCGTGAGGAGACGGCGCATCCGCCCTATCCCAGCATCTCGGCGAAGGCCTCGAGCCGCGCGCGCCAGAGGGCCCCGGCCGGGCTGCGGTTGTCGACGCAGTCCCCGCTCAGCTCGAGCACCGGCGTGCCCGCCGCGCGCAGCGCGCCCGCGACGAAGGGGAAGCCCCCGGTCAGCGTGCGGCAGCCGCGGTGGGAGAAGTGCACCACTCCGTCCGCCCGGTACTCGCGCGCGAGCCGCACGACGGCACGAATGCGGCGGTCGACCGGCCCGGCGAAGGGGCAGTCGAGGATCCGGCGGGCAAAGCCCGGGAAGGGGTCGCGGGGGTCGATCTCCTCCCACCAGACGTCGCTCGACTCCTCGAACACCACGGCGAGGCCGAGTTCGTCTTCCACGAGACGCATGAAACCGGCGTCGTAGAGCGGGAACAGGTGCAGCCAGAGCAGCCGGCGCCGTGCCGACAGGACCGCCCCGGCGGCTATGCGTTCGCGCAACTCGGCGGCATAGTCGGCCATCGCGTCCGCCGTCTCGGGGAGACCCAGCTTCTGCAGGAGCGGGCCGCCGGTCAGCCGCAGCGAGGCCGCGCCGGGCGCCACCGGCGGGTGATCGCGCCGCAGGCCGTTGGCCTCCAGCCAGTGGGCGCGCGCCCGGTTCGACTCGCGCACCGCGGCGGCCAGACGCACGGGGTCGAGGGGACGGCCCGCGATCCGCTCGAGAAACGCGGCCAGCTGGCGCAGCTGGGCGATGACGTAGCGCTCGGCCGGCGGGCCGCCGGTCGCCGGGACGTCCACGAGGAAGGACGGTCGGGAATGCTTGCGCCCGAGATAGCCGCTCATGACCTGGCTGTCGTCGCAGATCGGCGCGGTCGCCACGAACGCGCGCGGCAGCGGCAGCTCGCCGGCGTCCAGCGCGGCGACCACGGCGCGCTGGAAGCTGCAGCAGTCCCCG
Encoded here:
- a CDS encoding 4Fe-4S binding protein, with product MRRLLTLRGWPRFPQVAVAGAAAFLGGGLMLGGANPEINPGMYLLWGLWWPLVPLSFFAFGRLWCALCPVSLVGDVAARALPRRPSLPAVVVHGGTAALVVSFGAVHVANLWLRFEENLPATVRLLSLLGSAALALTVVFRGRGWCTGLCPLGALGRFLA
- a CDS encoding 2-hydroxyacyl-CoA dehydratase family protein: MSGGRYRRALGMGARFVGHGGLRANARLVGIQLEHLERELAGELPVVWSSPLVPAELLAALGIGAVKPESVSAVLAAVGDGGRLLERSDAEPLSGDCCSFQRAVVAALDAGELPLPRAFVATAPICDDSQVMSGYLGRKHSRPSFLVDVPATGGPPAERYVIAQLRQLAAFLERIAGRPLDPVRLAAAVRESNRARAHWLEANGLRRDHPPVAPGAASLRLTGGPLLQKLGLPETADAMADYAAELRERIAAGAVLSARRRLLWLHLFPLYDAGFMRLVEDELGLAVVFEESSDVWWEEIDPRDPFPGFARRILDCPFAGPVDRRIRAVVRLAREYRADGVVHFSHRGCRTLTGGFPFVAGALRAAGTPVLELSGDCVDNRSPAGALWRARLEAFAEMLG